From Sphaerochaeta sp., a single genomic window includes:
- a CDS encoding NCS2 family permease, protein MEKFFKVKEKGSSVNTEIMAGVTTFLTMAYILAVTPGILSAAGMDFSKVFAATAIASAIATLVMAFCANLPFALAPGMGLNAFLTYTVCIGMQKSWQFALTAVFVEGLIFIALTAFNIREAIVNAIPANLKKAIGAGIGLFIAFIGMQNAGIISGSQATLVELSPTWYKGAPLLAMIGVLIIAILMARKVRGAILIGIIVCTIIGIPMGLTKYAGGSYVPPAPYFWPFDFHAVAQAPGEFIFVMFTFLFVDMFDTVGTLIGCANKTNMMDKDGNIVNCKQALFADAIGTTVGALLGTSTVTTFVESSSGIAEGGRTGMTSFVVAILFLLSLFLEPLFGSIPSAATAPALIIVGVLMMSPVKDMDWDDITEAVPGFLTMLFMIVAYSIADGIMMGILSFVLIKLISGRQKEITAMTWVLFGLFIFKIVMKALV, encoded by the coding sequence ATGGAAAAATTCTTTAAGGTCAAGGAGAAGGGAAGTTCCGTCAACACCGAGATTATGGCGGGCGTCACCACCTTCCTCACCATGGCGTACATTCTCGCCGTCACCCCGGGAATCCTTTCCGCAGCAGGAATGGATTTCTCCAAGGTGTTCGCGGCAACGGCCATTGCATCCGCCATCGCCACGCTGGTCATGGCGTTCTGTGCCAACCTGCCGTTCGCGTTGGCTCCAGGCATGGGATTGAACGCGTTCCTTACCTACACCGTTTGCATTGGCATGCAGAAGAGCTGGCAGTTCGCCCTCACCGCGGTGTTTGTGGAAGGTCTGATCTTCATCGCCCTGACGGCCTTCAACATCCGGGAAGCGATCGTCAACGCCATTCCTGCCAACCTGAAGAAGGCCATTGGAGCGGGTATCGGCCTGTTCATCGCCTTCATCGGCATGCAGAACGCCGGGATCATCTCCGGCTCTCAGGCGACACTGGTCGAGCTCTCGCCGACCTGGTACAAAGGCGCTCCGCTGCTGGCAATGATCGGCGTGCTGATCATCGCCATTCTGATGGCCCGCAAAGTCAGAGGCGCCATTCTGATCGGCATCATCGTCTGCACCATCATCGGCATCCCGATGGGACTGACCAAGTATGCCGGTGGCAGCTATGTCCCCCCCGCTCCGTACTTCTGGCCGTTTGACTTCCATGCCGTCGCCCAGGCTCCTGGTGAATTCATCTTCGTGATGTTCACCTTCCTGTTCGTCGATATGTTTGATACGGTCGGCACGTTGATCGGATGCGCCAACAAGACCAACATGATGGATAAGGATGGAAACATCGTCAATTGCAAGCAGGCGTTGTTTGCTGATGCCATCGGCACGACGGTCGGCGCGCTTCTGGGAACCTCCACCGTCACGACATTCGTCGAATCCTCTTCCGGCATCGCCGAAGGCGGACGCACCGGCATGACCAGCTTCGTGGTGGCCATCCTGTTCCTGCTCTCCCTGTTCCTCGAGCCGTTGTTCGGTTCCATCCCCAGCGCCGCCACGGCGCCTGCGTTGATCATCGTCGGCGTCTTGATGATGTCCCCGGTGAAAGACATGGATTGGGACGACATCACCGAAGCGGTCCCGGGTTTCCTCACCATGCTGTTCATGATCGTCGCCTACTCCATCGCGGACGGCATCATGATGGGTATCCTGTCCTTCGTGTTGATCAAGCTGATCAGCGGCAGACAGAAGGAAATCACCGCGATGACATGGGTATTGTTTGGATTGTTCATTTTCAAGATCGTGATGAAAGCGTTGGTGTGA